One region of Streptomyces capillispiralis genomic DNA includes:
- the rpoB gene encoding DNA-directed RNA polymerase subunit beta has translation MAASRNASTANTNNAASTAPLRISFAKIKEPLEVPNLLALQTESFDWLLGNDAWKARVEEALENGQDVPTKSGLEEIFEEISPIEDFSGSMSLTFRDHRFEPPKNSIDECKERDFTYAAPLFVTAEFTNNETGEIKSQTVFMGDFPLMTNKGTFVINGTERVVVSQLVRSPGVYFDSSIDKTSDKDIFSAKIIPSRGAWLEMEIDKRDMVGVRIDRKRKQSVTVLLKALGWTTEQILEEFGEYESMRATLEKDHTQGQDDALLDIYRKLRPGEPPTREAAQTLLENLYFNPKRYDLAKVGRYKVNKKLGGDEPLDAGVLTTDDIIATIKYLVKLHAGETETVGESGRSIMVETDDIDHFGNRRIRNVGELIQNQVRTGLARMERVVRERMTTQDVEAITPQTLINIRPVVASIKEFFGTSQLSQFMDQNNPLSGLTHKRRLNALGPGGLSRERAGFEVRDVHPSHYGRMCPIETPEGPNIGLIGSLASYGRINPFGFIETPYRKVVEGQVTDEVDYLTADEEDRFVIAQANAPLNDDMRFVENRILVRRRGGEVDYVPGDDVDYMDVSPRQMVSVATAMIPFLEHDDANRALMGANMMRQAVPLIRSESPLVGTGMEYRSAVDAGDVVKAEKAGVVQEVSADYITTANDDGTYITYRLAKFARSNQGTSVNQKVIVNEGDRVIEGQVLADGPATQNGEMALGKNLLVAFMPWEGHNYEDAIILSQRLVQDDVLSSIHIEEHEVDARDTKLGPEEITRDIPNVSEEVLADLDERGIIRIGAEVVAGDILVGKVTPKGETELTPEERLLRAIFGEKAREVRDTSLKVPHGEIGKVIGVRVFDREEGDELPPGVNQLVRVYVAQKRKITDGDKLAGRHGNKGVISKILPIEDMPFLEDGTPVDIILNPLGVPSRMNPGQVLEIHLGWLASRGWDVSGLAEEWAQRLQVIGADQVEPGTNVATPVFDGAREDELAGLLQHTIPNRDGERMVLPSGKARLYDGRSGEPFPEPISVGYMYILKLHHLVDDKLHARSTGPYSMITQQPLGGKAQFGGQRFGEMEVWALEAYGAAYALQELLTIKSDDVTGRVKVYEAIVKGENIPEPGIPESFKVLIKEMQSLCLNVEVLSSDGMSIEMRDTDEDVFRAAEELGIDLSRREPSSVEEV, from the coding sequence TTGGCCGCCTCGCGCAACGCCTCGACCGCGAATACGAACAACGCTGCCAGCACCGCCCCGCTGCGCATCTCCTTTGCAAAGATCAAGGAGCCCCTCGAGGTTCCGAACCTTCTCGCGCTGCAGACCGAGAGCTTCGACTGGCTGCTCGGCAACGACGCGTGGAAGGCTCGCGTCGAGGAGGCTCTCGAGAACGGGCAGGACGTCCCCACCAAGTCCGGTCTGGAGGAGATCTTCGAGGAGATCTCCCCGATCGAGGACTTCTCCGGGTCGATGTCGCTGACCTTCCGCGACCACCGCTTCGAGCCGCCGAAGAACTCCATCGACGAGTGCAAGGAGCGCGACTTCACGTACGCCGCCCCGCTCTTCGTCACGGCCGAGTTCACCAACAACGAGACCGGCGAGATCAAGTCCCAGACCGTCTTCATGGGCGACTTCCCGCTCATGACGAACAAGGGCACCTTCGTCATCAACGGCACCGAGCGTGTCGTGGTGTCGCAGCTGGTCCGTTCGCCGGGTGTCTACTTCGACTCCAGCATCGACAAGACGTCCGACAAGGACATCTTCTCCGCCAAGATCATCCCGTCCCGGGGTGCCTGGCTGGAGATGGAGATCGACAAGCGCGACATGGTCGGCGTCCGCATCGACCGCAAGCGCAAGCAGTCCGTCACCGTCCTCCTGAAGGCGCTCGGCTGGACCACCGAGCAGATCCTCGAGGAGTTCGGCGAGTACGAGTCCATGCGCGCCACCCTGGAGAAGGACCACACCCAGGGCCAGGACGACGCGCTGCTCGACATCTACCGCAAGCTGCGTCCGGGCGAGCCCCCCACGCGCGAGGCCGCGCAGACGCTCCTCGAGAACCTGTACTTCAACCCCAAGCGCTACGACCTGGCCAAGGTCGGCCGCTACAAGGTCAACAAGAAGCTCGGCGGGGACGAGCCGCTGGACGCCGGCGTGCTCACCACCGACGACATCATCGCCACCATCAAGTACCTGGTGAAGCTGCACGCCGGTGAGACCGAGACGGTCGGCGAGTCGGGTCGCTCGATCATGGTCGAGACCGACGACATCGACCACTTCGGCAACCGCCGCATCCGCAACGTCGGCGAGCTGATCCAGAACCAGGTCCGTACGGGTCTCGCCCGTATGGAGCGCGTCGTGCGCGAGCGCATGACCACCCAGGACGTCGAGGCGATCACGCCGCAGACCCTGATCAACATCCGGCCGGTCGTCGCCTCCATCAAGGAGTTCTTCGGCACCAGCCAGCTGTCCCAGTTCATGGACCAGAACAACCCGCTGTCGGGCCTGACGCACAAGCGTCGTCTCAACGCCCTCGGCCCGGGTGGTCTCTCCCGTGAGCGGGCCGGCTTCGAGGTCCGCGACGTGCACCCGTCGCACTACGGCCGCATGTGCCCGATCGAGACGCCCGAAGGCCCGAACATCGGTCTGATCGGCTCGCTCGCCTCGTACGGCCGGATCAATCCGTTCGGTTTCATCGAGACGCCGTACCGCAAGGTCGTCGAGGGCCAGGTCACCGACGAGGTCGACTACCTGACCGCCGACGAGGAGGACCGCTTCGTCATCGCGCAGGCCAACGCGCCGCTCAACGACGACATGCGGTTCGTCGAGAACCGCATCCTGGTCCGCCGCCGCGGCGGCGAGGTCGACTACGTCCCCGGTGACGACGTCGACTACATGGACGTCTCGCCGCGCCAGATGGTGTCGGTCGCGACCGCCATGATCCCCTTCCTCGAGCACGACGACGCCAACCGTGCCCTCATGGGCGCGAACATGATGCGTCAGGCCGTGCCGCTGATCCGCTCCGAGTCCCCGCTCGTCGGCACCGGCATGGAGTACCGCTCCGCCGTCGACGCCGGCGACGTGGTCAAGGCCGAGAAGGCGGGTGTGGTCCAGGAGGTCTCCGCGGACTACATCACCACCGCCAACGACGACGGCACGTACATCACGTACCGCCTGGCCAAGTTCGCCCGGTCCAACCAGGGCACCTCGGTCAACCAGAAGGTCATCGTCAACGAGGGCGACCGCGTCATCGAGGGCCAGGTCCTCGCCGACGGTCCGGCCACCCAGAACGGCGAGATGGCGCTCGGCAAGAACCTGCTGGTCGCGTTCATGCCGTGGGAGGGTCACAACTACGAGGACGCGATCATCCTGTCGCAGCGCCTCGTGCAGGACGACGTCCTCTCCTCGATCCACATCGAGGAGCACGAGGTCGACGCCCGTGACACCAAGCTCGGCCCCGAGGAGATCACCCGGGACATCCCGAACGTCTCCGAGGAGGTCCTCGCCGACCTCGACGAGCGCGGCATCATCCGCATCGGTGCCGAGGTCGTCGCCGGTGACATCCTCGTCGGCAAGGTCACGCCCAAGGGCGAGACCGAGCTGACGCCCGAGGAGCGCCTGCTCCGCGCGATCTTCGGTGAGAAGGCCCGTGAGGTCCGTGACACCTCGCTGAAGGTGCCGCACGGCGAGATCGGCAAGGTCATCGGCGTGCGCGTCTTCGACCGCGAGGAGGGCGACGAGCTTCCCCCCGGTGTGAACCAGCTGGTGCGCGTCTACGTCGCGCAGAAGCGCAAGATCACCGACGGTGACAAGCTCGCCGGCCGTCACGGCAACAAGGGCGTCATCTCCAAGATCCTGCCCATCGAGGACATGCCGTTCCTCGAGGACGGGACCCCGGTCGACATCATCCTCAACCCGCTGGGTGTGCCGTCCCGAATGAACCCGGGACAGGTCCTGGAGATCCACCTCGGCTGGCTCGCCAGCCGCGGCTGGGACGTCTCCGGCCTCGCGGAGGAGTGGGCGCAGCGCCTCCAGGTCATCGGCGCCGACCAGGTCGAGCCCGGCACCAACGTCGCCACCCCGGTCTTCGACGGTGCGCGTGAGGACGAGCTCGCGGGTCTGCTGCAGCACACCATCCCGAACCGCGACGGCGAGCGCATGGTGCTCCCGTCCGGCAAGGCCAGGCTGTACGACGGCCGCTCGGGTGAGCCGTTCCCGGAGCCGATCTCGGTCGGCTACATGTACATCCTGAAGCTGCACCACCTGGTCGACGACAAGCTGCACGCGCGGTCGACCGGTCCGTACTCCATGATCACCCAGCAGCCGCTGGGTGGTAAGGCTCAGTTCGGTGGCCAGCGGTTCGGCGAGATGGAGGTGTGGGCACTCGAGGCGTACGGCGCCGCCTACGCGCTCCAGGAGCTGCTGACCATCAAGTCCGACGACGTCACCGGCCGCGTGAAGGTCTACGAGGCCATCGTCAAGGGCGAGAACATCCCCGAGCCCGGCATCCCCGAGTCCTTCAAGGTGCTCATCAAGGAGATGCAGTCCCTGTGCCTGAACGTGGAGGTGCTGTCCAGCGACGGTATGTCCATCGAGATGCGTGACACCGACGAGGACGTCTTCCGCGCTGCGGAGGAGCTTGGCATCGACCTGTCCCGGCGCGAGCCGAGCAGCGTCGAAGAGGTCTGA
- the rplL gene encoding 50S ribosomal protein L7/L12, with product MAKLSQEDLLAQFEEMTLIELSEFVKAFEEKFDVTAAAAVAVAGPAGPAAPAEAAEEKDEFDVILTGAGDKKIQVIKVVRELTSLGLKEAKDLVDGAPKPVLEKVAKDAAEKAAESLKGAGASVEVK from the coding sequence ATGGCGAAGCTCAGCCAGGAAGACCTGCTCGCGCAGTTCGAGGAGATGACCCTCATCGAGCTCTCCGAGTTCGTGAAGGCCTTCGAGGAGAAGTTCGACGTCACCGCCGCCGCCGCCGTGGCCGTCGCGGGCCCGGCCGGTCCGGCCGCCCCGGCCGAGGCCGCCGAGGAGAAGGACGAGTTCGACGTCATCCTCACCGGTGCCGGCGACAAGAAGATCCAGGTCATCAAGGTCGTGCGTGAGCTGACCTCCCTGGGTCTGAAGGAGGCCAAGGACCTCGTGGACGGCGCCCCGAAGCCCGTCCTCGAGAAGGTCGCCAAGGACGCCGCCGAGAAGGCCGCCGAGTCCCTCAAGGGCGCCGGCGCCTCCGTCGAGGTCAAGTAA
- the rplJ gene encoding 50S ribosomal protein L10 produces the protein MARPDKAAAVAELTDQFRNSSAAVLTEYRGLTVAQLKQLRRSLGENAQYAVVKNTLTKIAANEAGISTLDDLFNGPTAVAFVTGDPVESAKGLRDFAKDNPNLVIKGGVLDGKAMSADEIKKLADLESREVLLAKLAGAFKGKQTQTAQLFQALPSKLVRTVDALRAKQDEQGGAE, from the coding sequence ATGGCGAGGCCCGACAAGGCTGCCGCGGTTGCCGAGTTGACGGACCAGTTCCGCAACTCCAGCGCTGCCGTGCTGACCGAGTACCGCGGTCTCACCGTGGCCCAGCTCAAGCAGCTGCGCCGTTCGCTCGGTGAGAACGCCCAGTACGCCGTGGTGAAGAACACGCTGACCAAGATTGCGGCCAACGAGGCCGGGATCTCGACGCTCGACGACCTGTTCAACGGTCCGACGGCAGTCGCCTTCGTCACCGGTGACCCGGTGGAGTCGGCGAAGGGTCTTCGTGACTTCGCCAAGGACAACCCGAATCTCGTCATCAAGGGCGGTGTCCTTGACGGCAAGGCGATGTCCGCCGACGAGATCAAGAAGCTTGCGGACCTCGAGTCCCGCGAGGTTCTGCTCGCCAAGCTGGCGGGCGCTTTCAAGGGCAAGCAGACCCAGACTGCGCAGCTCTTCCAGGCGCTCCCCTCGAAGCTCGTCCGCACCGTGGACGCGCTCCGTGCCAAGCAGGACGAGCAGGGCGGTGCCGAGTAA
- the rplA gene encoding 50S ribosomal protein L1, with translation MSKRSKSLRAADAKIDREKLYAPLEAVRLAKETSTTKFDGTVEVAFRLGVDPRKADQMVRGTVNLPHGTGKTARVLVFATGDRAEAARAAGADIVGADELIDEVSKGRLDFDAVVATPDLMGKVGRLGRVLGPRGLMPNPKTGTVTPDVTKAVNDIKGGKIEFRVDKHSNLHFIIGKTSFDDTKLVENYAAALEEILRLKPSAAKGRYIKKAAISTTMGPGIPLDSNRTRNLLVEEDPAAV, from the coding sequence GTGAGCAAGCGCAGCAAGTCTCTCCGCGCTGCGGACGCCAAGATCGACCGGGAGAAGCTGTACGCCCCGCTCGAGGCCGTCCGTCTCGCCAAGGAGACGTCCACGACCAAGTTCGACGGCACCGTCGAGGTCGCCTTCCGTCTGGGTGTCGACCCGCGCAAGGCCGACCAGATGGTCCGTGGCACCGTGAACCTCCCGCACGGCACCGGTAAGACCGCCCGGGTCCTGGTCTTCGCGACCGGTGACCGTGCCGAGGCCGCGCGTGCCGCGGGCGCCGACATCGTCGGCGCCGACGAGCTGATCGACGAGGTGTCGAAGGGCCGTCTGGACTTCGACGCCGTCGTCGCCACCCCGGACCTCATGGGCAAGGTCGGCCGCCTCGGCCGCGTGCTCGGTCCCCGTGGTCTGATGCCGAACCCGAAGACCGGCACCGTGACCCCGGACGTCACCAAGGCCGTCAACGACATCAAGGGCGGCAAGATCGAGTTCCGCGTCGACAAGCACTCGAACCTGCACTTCATCATCGGCAAGACGTCGTTCGACGACACCAAGCTGGTGGAGAACTACGCCGCGGCGCTGGAGGAGATCCTCCGTCTGAAGCCGTCGGCCGCCAAGGGTCGTTACATCAAGAAGGCCGCCATCAGCACCACGATGGGCCCCGGCATTCCGCTCGACTCCAACCGCACCCGCAACCTCCTCGTCGAGGAGGACCCGGCCGCCGTCTGA
- the rplK gene encoding 50S ribosomal protein L11, translating into MPPKKKKVTGLIKLQIQAGAANPAPPVGPALGQHGVNIMEFCKAYNAATESQRGWVIPVEITVYEDRSFTFITKTPPAAKMILKAAGVEKGSGEPHKTKVAKITRDQVREIATTKMPDLNANDLDAAEKIIAGTARSMGVTVEG; encoded by the coding sequence ATGCCTCCCAAGAAGAAGAAGGTCACGGGGCTCATCAAGCTCCAGATCCAGGCCGGTGCCGCGAACCCGGCCCCGCCGGTCGGCCCCGCGCTGGGCCAGCACGGCGTGAACATCATGGAGTTCTGCAAGGCCTACAACGCCGCGACCGAGTCGCAGCGCGGCTGGGTCATCCCGGTGGAGATCACGGTCTACGAGGACCGTTCCTTCACCTTCATCACCAAGACCCCGCCGGCCGCGAAGATGATCCTCAAGGCCGCGGGCGTGGAGAAGGGCTCCGGCGAGCCGCACAAGACCAAGGTCGCGAAGATCACCCGCGATCAGGTCCGTGAGATCGCCACCACCAAGATGCCCGACCTCAACGCCAACGACCTGGACGCCGCCGAGAAGATCATCGCCGGCACCGCCCGTTCCATGGGCGTCACGGTCGAGGGCTGA
- the nusG gene encoding transcription termination/antitermination protein NusG translates to MSDPNVNDAVEPRGDGAESAEDALDAVEGADIEDTEDTEAPAEAADTAADETAPDEAADAEADADADAETEEAAEEPQDDRDPVEKLREELRTLPGEWYVIHTYAGYENRVKTNLEQRAVSLNVEDYIFQAEVPQEEVVQIKNGDRKTIKQNKLPGYVLVRMDLTNESWGVVRNTPGVTGFVGNAYDPYPLTLDEIVKMLAPEAEEKAAREAAEAEGKPAPQRKVEVQVLDFEVGDSVTVTDGPFATLQATINEINPDSKKVKGLVEIFGRETPVELSFDQIQKN, encoded by the coding sequence GTGTCTGACCCGAACGTGAACGACGCCGTTGAGCCTCGCGGCGATGGCGCCGAGTCCGCCGAGGACGCGCTCGACGCCGTCGAGGGCGCGGACATCGAGGACACCGAGGACACCGAGGCCCCCGCCGAGGCTGCCGACACCGCCGCGGACGAGACCGCCCCCGACGAGGCCGCTGACGCCGAGGCCGACGCCGACGCTGACGCCGAGACCGAGGAAGCGGCCGAGGAGCCCCAGGACGACCGCGACCCCGTGGAGAAGCTCCGCGAGGAACTGCGGACGCTGCCCGGCGAGTGGTACGTCATCCACACCTACGCGGGCTACGAGAACCGGGTGAAGACCAACCTGGAGCAGCGCGCCGTCTCGCTGAACGTCGAGGACTACATCTTCCAGGCCGAGGTGCCGCAGGAAGAGGTCGTCCAGATCAAGAACGGCGACCGCAAGACGATCAAGCAGAACAAGCTCCCGGGCTACGTCCTGGTCCGCATGGACCTGACGAACGAGTCCTGGGGTGTCGTCCGCAACACCCCCGGCGTCACCGGCTTCGTGGGCAACGCCTACGACCCGTACCCGCTGACGCTGGACGAGATCGTCAAGATGCTCGCCCCGGAGGCCGAGGAGAAGGCCGCCCGCGAGGCCGCCGAAGCCGAGGGCAAGCCGGCCCCGCAGCGCAAGGTCGAGGTCCAGGTGCTGGACTTCGAGGTCGGTGACTCGGTCACCGTCACCGACGGCCCGTTCGCCACGCTGCAGGCGACCATCAACGAGATCAACCCCGACTCCAAGAAGGTCAAGGGCCTGGTGGAGATCTTCGGCCGCGAGACGCCGGTCGAGCTCTCCTTCGACCAGATCCAGAAGAACTAG
- the secE gene encoding preprotein translocase subunit SecE, protein MTDAVGSIDMPDAEDEAPDSQKKTRKGGKRAKKGPLKRLALFYRQIVAELRKVVWPTRNQLTSYTTAVIIFVVLMIGLVTLIDYGLSNAAKYVFG, encoded by the coding sequence GTGACGGACGCCGTGGGCTCCATCGACATGCCTGATGCCGAGGACGAAGCGCCGGACTCCCAGAAGAAGACCCGCAAGGGCGGCAAGCGGGCCAAGAAGGGTCCGCTGAAGCGCCTCGCGCTCTTCTACCGCCAGATCGTCGCGGAACTCCGCAAGGTCGTCTGGCCGACCCGCAACCAGCTGACGTCGTACACGACCGCAGTGATCATCTTCGTGGTGCTGATGATCGGCCTGGTCACCCTGATCGACTATGGCCTCAGCAACGCCGCCAAGTACGTCTTCGGCTGA
- a CDS encoding pyridoxal phosphate-dependent aminotransferase — protein MSAATPPTERRVSARVGAISESATLAVDAKAKALKAAGRPVIGFGAGEPDFPTPDYIVEAAIEACKNPKFHRYTPAGGLPELKAAIAAKTLRDSGYEVDPSQILVTNGGKQAIYEAFAAILDPGDEVIVPAPYWTTYPESIRLAGGVPVDVVADESTGYRVSVEQLEAARTEKTKVVLFVSPSNPTGAVYGEAETEAIGRWAAEHGLWVMTDEIYEHLVYGDAVSVSLPALLPELRDKCIVVNGVAKTYAMTGWRVGWIIGPKDVVKAATNLQSHATSNVSNVAQAAALAAVSGDLDAVATMREAFDRRRRTIVRMLNEIDGVVCPEPEGAFYAYPSVKALIGKEIRGRRPQDSVELAALILEEAEVAVVPGEAFGTPGYLRLSYALGDEDLVEGVSRIQKLLAEARD, from the coding sequence ATGAGCGCTGCAACCCCTCCCACCGAGCGCCGGGTCTCCGCCCGAGTCGGCGCGATCTCCGAGTCCGCCACCCTCGCCGTGGACGCCAAGGCCAAGGCCCTCAAGGCCGCCGGGCGTCCGGTGATCGGCTTCGGCGCCGGTGAACCCGACTTCCCGACGCCGGACTACATCGTCGAGGCCGCGATCGAGGCCTGCAAGAACCCCAAGTTCCACCGCTACACCCCGGCCGGCGGCCTGCCCGAGCTGAAGGCCGCGATCGCCGCCAAGACGCTGCGCGACTCCGGCTACGAGGTCGACCCGTCCCAGATCCTGGTGACCAACGGCGGCAAGCAGGCCATCTACGAGGCCTTCGCCGCCATCCTCGACCCGGGCGACGAGGTCATCGTCCCGGCGCCGTACTGGACGACGTACCCCGAGTCGATCCGGCTGGCCGGCGGTGTCCCGGTCGACGTCGTCGCCGACGAGTCGACCGGCTACCGCGTGAGCGTGGAGCAGCTGGAGGCGGCCCGCACCGAGAAGACGAAGGTCGTCCTGTTCGTCTCCCCGTCCAACCCGACCGGCGCCGTCTACGGCGAGGCCGAGACCGAGGCGATCGGCCGCTGGGCCGCCGAGCACGGCCTGTGGGTGATGACGGACGAGATCTACGAGCACCTGGTCTACGGCGACGCCGTCTCGGTGTCCCTGCCCGCGCTCCTGCCCGAGCTGCGCGACAAGTGCATCGTGGTCAACGGCGTCGCGAAGACGTACGCGATGACCGGCTGGCGGGTCGGCTGGATCATCGGCCCGAAGGACGTGGTGAAGGCCGCGACCAACCTGCAGTCGCACGCCACCTCGAACGTCTCCAACGTGGCCCAGGCGGCGGCGCTCGCCGCCGTCTCCGGCGACCTGGACGCCGTCGCGACCATGCGCGAGGCCTTCGACCGGCGCCGCAGGACCATCGTGCGGATGCTCAACGAGATCGACGGCGTGGTCTGCCCCGAGCCCGAGGGCGCGTTCTACGCCTACCCCTCGGTGAAGGCGCTGATCGGCAAGGAGATCCGCGGACGGCGGCCGCAGGACTCGGTCGAGCTGGCCGCGCTGATCCTGGAGGAGGCCGAGGTCGCGGTGGTGCCCGGTGAGGCGTTCGGCACACCCGGCTACCTGCGGCTGTCGTACGCGCTCGGTGACGAGGACCTCGTCGAGGGCGTGAGCCGGATCCAGAAGCTGCTCGCGGAGGCGCGGGACTGA
- a CDS encoding adenosine deaminase, whose product MERVRDVSELPKAHLHLHFTGSMRPATLLELADKYGVRLPEALTDALTGGEPPRLRATDERGWFRFQRLYDAARSCLREPEDIQRLVREAAEEELRDGSGWLEIQVDPTSYAPRLGGLIPALEVILDAVDSARRDTGLGMRVLVAANRMKHPLDARTLARLAVRYADRGVVGFGLSNDERRGMARDFDRAFAIAREGGLLSAPHGGELAGPASVRDCLDDLEADRIGHGVRAADDPRLLKRLADRQVTCEVCPASNVALGVYEKPEDVPLRTLFEAGVPLALGADDPLLFGSRLAAQYEIARVHHGFTDAELAELARQSVRGSAAPDDVKAKLLSGVDDWLGAPVT is encoded by the coding sequence ATGGAGCGTGTACGTGATGTCTCTGAGCTGCCGAAAGCCCATCTGCACCTGCACTTCACCGGGTCCATGCGGCCCGCCACCCTGCTGGAGCTGGCCGACAAGTACGGGGTGCGCCTGCCCGAGGCGCTGACCGACGCGCTGACCGGCGGGGAGCCGCCGAGACTGCGCGCCACGGACGAGCGGGGCTGGTTTCGCTTCCAGCGGCTGTACGACGCGGCCCGCTCGTGCCTGCGGGAGCCCGAGGACATCCAGCGCCTGGTGCGGGAGGCCGCGGAGGAGGAGCTGCGGGACGGTTCCGGCTGGCTGGAGATCCAGGTCGACCCGACGTCGTACGCACCCCGGCTGGGCGGGCTGATCCCGGCGCTGGAGGTCATCCTGGACGCGGTGGACTCGGCGCGCCGGGACACCGGGCTCGGGATGCGGGTGCTGGTGGCCGCCAACCGGATGAAGCACCCCCTGGACGCGCGCACGCTGGCCCGGCTGGCGGTGCGGTACGCGGACCGGGGCGTCGTCGGGTTCGGGCTCTCCAACGACGAGCGGCGCGGGATGGCCCGCGACTTCGACCGGGCGTTCGCGATCGCCCGGGAGGGCGGGCTGCTGTCCGCGCCGCACGGCGGCGAACTGGCGGGACCGGCGTCGGTGCGGGACTGCCTGGACGACCTGGAGGCGGACCGGATCGGGCACGGGGTGCGGGCGGCGGACGACCCGCGGCTGCTGAAGCGGCTCGCGGACCGGCAGGTGACGTGTGAGGTGTGCCCGGCGTCGAACGTGGCGCTGGGCGTGTACGAGAAGCCGGAGGACGTGCCGCTGCGGACCCTCTTCGAGGCCGGGGTACCACTGGCGCTGGGCGCGGACGACCCGCTGCTCTTCGGCTCCCGGCTGGCCGCGCAGTACGAGATCGCGCGGGTCCACCACGGCTTCACGGACGCGGAGCTGGCGGAGCTGGCCCGGCAGTCGGTACGCGGCTCGGCGGCACCGGACGACGTGAAGGCGAAGCTGCTGTCGGGCGTGGACGACTGGCTGGGCGCCCCGGTCACCTGA
- a CDS encoding UDP-N-acetylmuramate dehydrogenase: MQELHDAPLAPLTTFRLGGPATRLVTATTDDEVIAVVREADDSGTPLLVIGGGSNLVIGDKGFDGTALVVATRGFALDGTRLELAAGEVWTDAVARTVEAGLAGIECLAGIPGSAGATPIQNVGAYGQEVSATITEVVAYDRRTRQTVTLGNEECAFSYRHSRFKSDPERYVVLRVRFGLEDAGGLSGPVKYAETARVLGVAPGERVPLATARETVLKLRAGKGMVLDPEDHDTWSAGSFFTNPILTDEDFTVFRARVRERLGDGVEPPAYPAGEGRTKTSAAWLIDKAGFTKGYGRGPARISTKHTLALTNRGEATTEDLLALAREVVAGVREAFGITLVNEPVTVGVSL, encoded by the coding sequence GTGCAGGAACTCCACGACGCCCCCCTGGCCCCGCTGACCACCTTCCGGCTGGGCGGCCCCGCCACCCGGCTGGTCACCGCCACCACCGACGACGAGGTGATCGCCGTCGTCCGTGAAGCCGACGACAGCGGTACGCCGCTGCTGGTCATCGGCGGCGGCTCGAACCTGGTCATCGGGGACAAGGGCTTCGACGGCACCGCCCTGGTCGTCGCCACCCGGGGCTTCGCCCTGGACGGCACGCGTCTGGAGCTGGCGGCCGGCGAGGTGTGGACCGACGCCGTCGCCCGCACCGTCGAGGCGGGCCTGGCCGGCATCGAGTGCCTGGCCGGCATCCCCGGCTCGGCCGGCGCCACCCCGATCCAGAACGTCGGGGCGTACGGCCAGGAGGTCTCCGCCACCATCACCGAGGTCGTCGCCTACGACCGCCGCACCCGCCAGACCGTCACCCTCGGCAACGAGGAGTGCGCCTTCTCCTACCGCCACAGCCGCTTCAAGTCCGACCCCGAGCGCTACGTCGTGCTGCGCGTGCGCTTCGGGCTGGAGGACGCGGGCGGCCTCTCCGGCCCGGTCAAGTACGCCGAGACGGCCCGCGTCCTCGGGGTCGCGCCCGGCGAGCGGGTACCGCTGGCGACGGCCCGCGAGACGGTGCTGAAGCTCCGCGCCGGCAAGGGCATGGTCCTGGACCCGGAGGACCACGACACCTGGTCGGCCGGTTCCTTCTTCACCAACCCGATCCTCACCGACGAGGACTTCACCGTGTTCCGCGCGCGCGTGCGGGAGCGGCTCGGCGACGGCGTGGAGCCCCCGGCGTACCCCGCGGGCGAGGGCCGCACCAAGACCTCCGCCGCCTGGCTGATCGACAAGGCCGGCTTCACCAAGGGCTACGGCCGGGGCCCGGCCCGCATCTCCACCAAGCACACCCTCGCCCTCACCAACCGCGGCGAGGCGACCACCGAGGACCTGCTCGCGCTCGCCCGCGAGGTCGTCGCCGGGGTGCGCGAGGCCTTCGGCATCACGCTGGTCAACGAGCCGGTCACGGTGGGCGTGAGCCTCTGA
- a CDS encoding MaoC family dehydratase — protein MTAKISYADVEAGTELPAQTFPVTRATLVRYAGASGDFNPIHWNERFAKEVGLPDVIAHGMFTMAEAIRVVTDWVGDPGAVVEYGVRFTRPVVVPDDDKGALIEVSGKVAAKLDDHTVRVDLTATSDGQKVLGMARAVVRLP, from the coding sequence ATGACGGCGAAGATCTCCTACGCCGACGTCGAGGCCGGCACCGAACTGCCCGCGCAGACGTTCCCCGTGACCCGGGCCACCCTCGTCCGGTACGCGGGTGCCTCCGGCGACTTCAACCCCATCCACTGGAACGAGCGGTTCGCCAAGGAGGTCGGCCTGCCCGACGTCATCGCGCACGGCATGTTCACCATGGCCGAGGCGATCCGCGTGGTGACCGACTGGGTGGGCGACCCGGGCGCGGTCGTCGAGTACGGCGTCCGCTTCACCCGCCCGGTCGTCGTGCCCGACGACGACAAGGGCGCCCTCATCGAGGTCAGCGGCAAGGTCGCGGCCAAGCTCGACGACCACACCGTCCGCGTGGACCTCACGGCGACCAGCGACGGCCAGAAGGTGCTGGGCATGGCACGGGCGGTCGTGCGGCTGCCCTGA